AGAAGAATTAATAGGAATCGGAATTAAAGGCTGCACTTTGGACCAAACCTGCGACGAGAAAGCACACTCAAAAAATAAATGATCATGAGAATCCATAACCATGTTGCATAACGAGCACACCACAGCCCCCCTATGATGTTGTAAATCCCACGAGCGAAGCCTATCCTGAGTTTTCAGTTTCTGACCCATGACAAGCCATAACAGAAACGCGTGACGGGGAATGCAATGAGGGGACCAAACAAGATTAAACCATGGGACAACAGGAGCTTTTGGCCTAATCGAATGCCAGACAGATCCAACCGAAAACTGATGAGCAACACCATCCGAATCGATCCACTTCATAAAATCATGATCATGAGACAATGAGATAGAAGTATCGAAAGGAATAATCTGACCCCATTCCGATGGCCATGTCCACCCTGTGTCATTAACCAAACTGCACACTCGAGTATTGTGATCAAAACCCGCGTTAAAAATTTGGCGTCTAGAAATCTTAAGATCCAACGGGCCATGTTCGCACCACCAATCGAACCAAGCAGAAGTTGATTGGCCATTCCCGATAATATGTCTAATAAACGGCCGAATGATACCTCGAATGCTAAGAAGTTTTCGCCAGCTCCAACAAGAGGTAGATTTAACATCAACCTCCCAAAAATGGCGCCCCACTAAATGGTAAGAATGCACCCACTTAACCCAAAGGGATTGCTTATTTGCAATAAGACTCCAAATATGGTAAGACATGAGAGCAACATTCCACATTTTAAGGCTCTTAAACCCAAGACCTCCTTCAGATTTCGGAAGACACAAATCAGACCATTTTACCTTGGCCTTCCCTTTTTTCATATCCCCTTGGCACCACAAGAAACCCCTTAACAGTTTTTCGATGTCTTTGATCACGGATGCAGGCAAAATAAAAACACCCGACCAATAAACCTGCATAGAATAAAGCACTGAGATGATAAGTTGCACACGCCCAGCAAAAGATAAAGATTTATTTTTCCAATCATCTATCTTGTGCTTCACTCTCTCAATAAGAACTTTACAGTCTCGATGTAATAAGCGAGAAGAAACAAGAGGAACCCCAAGGTAACGAACCGGGAGAGATCCCTCTTCAAAAGGGAGTAAATCCAGAATCTGATGCTTTACAACCTGGCTAACGTTAGCAAAAAATGCGGTGCTCTTAGGAAGACTAGGCACCAACCCCGAACAAGATTTAAATTCCTCAAGGGCATCGGAAATAATACGAACAGAGTCGATATCAGCATGCGAGAATAAGAACAAGTCATCAGCAAAGCATAGATTTACAATGTGTTGCTTACTACATTTAGGATGGTACTGAAAGTCACCTGCCCGGCTAATATTCCGTTTTAGCATCAACGAGAGCACCTCCATAACAAGAGTAAAAAGATAAGGAGAAATCGGGTCTCCTTGTCTCAAACCCCGTTTACTTTTGAAAAAACCGTGGAGCTCCCCATTGATATTAATAGAGAAGGAAGTCGTCGACACACACTTCATGATCCATTTCACCATAGTATTATGAAATCCGAAGCAATGCAGAATCGACTCTAAGAAATTCCAGTCGACAGTATCATATGCTTTCTGAATGTCAACTTTAAAGGCACAACGCGGAATACCTCTATCAAGATGATAATTCTTCATGAGCTCTTGGGTAAGCAAAATATTATCTGATATTCGCCGACCCGGAATAAAAGCTGACTGGTTATCACTTATCAACATATCTAGACTCGATTTAATGCGGTTAGTGATAATTTTACTGATACATTTATAAATAACGTTACAGCAGGAGATCGGCCTGTAATCTGTAACCTTCGCCGGGGTTGCAACTTTCGGCAATAAGGCAATAATAGTATGATTTAATTCAGTAAGTAGCTGACCATTATTAAAGAAGTCCGCAACCGCAGCAACCACATCAGAACCAACAATCTCCCACGAGTTCTTAAAGAAAGCAGAAGTGTAGCCATCAGGACCCGGGGATTTAATTTCTCCAATATCAAATATCGCATCCTTGATCTCAGTAGCCGTTACTGAACGAACCATATGGTTAGCCACATCAGCAGATAACCGATTGGTAAATAGGGAAGCAGGTTGTGATATAGGAGAGCAAACATTAGCCGTACCAAGAAAATTCTCAAAGTGAGCAACAATTTTATTCGGGACAGCTAGACCCTCAATGATACAACCGTCACCATCTATCAGCGCCTGAATTCGACTACGGTGTGTTCTACCTTTGATCACCTTGTGAAAGTAACCAGAGTTACAGTCACCGACTCTTAGCCATTCAATCttagatttttgttttaaaaaCCTCTCTTCCTCTAAGCTTGCTTCTGTAAAATGTTTAAGAGCACGACTAGCATTCTCACGAGAAACCACATCCGCAGGATTGGCATCCAGGGCAATCTGAGCTTCATCAAGCTCCTTTCTACAACGAATAACATTATCGTGCAAATCACCTTTTGACCACATGAGTTTTCTAAGGGGCTTCTTTAAACTTCTTAACTTTTTGACCACCTTGAACATATTGTGACCATCAATAGTCGCTCCCCAACCATCAGTCACGATTTGCTTGAATTCCTCTTTAAACACTAAATAGTTGCTGAAGCGAAAAGGTTTTGGACGATTAGAAATCACACTAGGAAACTTCAACACCGATGGGCAGTGATCAGAGATCCTGTACGGTTGAAAAATGGCATAGGCGTTGGTAAACTCGGTCATGAAAGCTTCGTTCGCCATTATACGATCAATCTTTTTAAGAATGCCCGAGTTGGAATTAGGCCTCTGATTCCATGTAAAATGCAATCCAGTGGGATTGACATCAGTCACACAAATATCATCGACGCACTCTTTGAATTCCCTCATAGCAATTGTCATTcgagaagaaccagaagaagagtcatcAATATATAAGGAAGCATTAAAATCCCCCAAGAGAACCCATGGATAAGGACCAACGAATCGATTATGCATTGACAGATTCCGCCAAAGACTCCTACGATGCATGTGATTATTTGAAGCATAGATAACAGAAACAAACATATCTCTGTTATCTTGTAACATCCTGACTTGGCAATGAATAACCTGATCAGAAGAAGCAAGAATCATCACTTGAACAATATCAGGATCCCACCCCAAGATTATCCTAGTGCCTCGCTCACATGAGCTACTATTAGAACTCCAGCTCCAATGAGGAAACACAGTCGAACAAATATTGTTTAACTTCTTACTAACAACATGGGATTCCAAAATAGCACAAATGCAAAGATTATTACCCGTAACCACTTCATGAACCTCATTTTGTTTTGGGATGCGGTTCAAACCCCTAATATTCCACGAAGCGAAACTAATCATTGGATACCTGTGACATCGGGAGTGCTTGCCCCCTCAGATAATCCATGAGCCATAAATTGAGCAGTATCATTCAAATCTGGATCAACATCGCTTTCTTCATCAATAAGATTCAACTCGATTGTCTTAGTCGCGGGAAGATTCTCATCAATATTATTAAGGGCATCAAAGGCATTTTCCAAGTGAATCTCTTTTGAACCCGTTTCATCTTTGTTTTTCAGCCCACTCGGTTCACCCGATTTATTTGTATCCATTTTCTTAATTGCATCAGGTTGTTTGACCCTATAGATCACCTTTTGTTTTTGTTTTCCCACTGCAAATCCTTCAACAGGTGGCTGTTTAGGGTTCCCAACATTTATACCTTTAGATTTACGCTTATAGAACAGCTTGAAACCATCATCAGTCTTAGGCGCTTCCACTTCCTTTACCTGGACCGACTTCGGGCATTGAACATCTTTATGACCGAATACCTTACAACACGAACATCGTGGAGGTATCCACTCATATTCAACCGTAACCACATCAATAGTTTTACCTTTTCCCTCAATGTTCGGAGTAGCCACAGTTAGCTTTTCCTTTAACTCAGATTTGGCATCCACTTCCACCATGGCACGAGCATAGTTCGGCCTTCCCCATGATTCCGCACACATTGTGCTCGTATAAGAGTCTAGCAACATAGGTCTTCCAATCTTAGAGGCAATGACACTTAGACCATCTTCAGTGAACCCAGCTAAAGGAACATCATACAGTTTTAACCATACGGGAATCTTAGTCAAATCTTCTTTCGTCAACGACACATTAGGCGACCATTTATTAAGAATAATAGGGACCGTTCGAATCATCCATGGACCATGCTCTAACACGTCAATCATACCAGATTCAGAGGAGAACTTAAAGAAGTAAAAACCCTTGGCGTTCATCATTGCTTTCTCAATCCCAAACTTCTTCCATGCATTCAAAACATAATGTTGCACCACTGGAAAAGCAAGTCTCTTGCCAAGAAAATATCCGTACAAAGTATTAGAATACCTCGCAGAAGCCTCCATAACTGAAGATAATGGCAGTTCCACATCTATCCCCTCTTCCAACTTAGTATTCGATTCCAAAAGACGAAAGTTTATCTTTGGTTTCTTAACAGAACTGGAAGCAGCATGCAAATAAGACATCAAAGGATCCGTTTTTGCTGTCTGGACATTAGTATCATCATTCATATTCAAATTCACAGAAGTAGTCTTAAACTCCTTACCTGTGACATGTTCAGTTCCCAGGGTAAAATACGCCCCCTTTTCTGTCGCTGTAGTGGAAACCCTAGGAGATTGATCACAACGATTGTCACTACCAGAAACATGATTAACCCTAGGTGACTCAACATTATAATCAGCCTGTTGTGAAGTAGATTCATCTTCAGACGAATCCGAAGCCGTATACACACTTCTATTATCCTTCACCCCTTGATCGTCAAAATTCGCATCAAGGTTATTAACCTGAGAGTTTTCCGGTGGCACCAATGTTTCGTTTTGACTATTTCCGGGTTGATTATCGACGTCAGTAACACCAATTTTGCGATTCCTCAAAACCCTAGGAGCCAATTGAACCTGTTTCTTCTTCTTCCCACCCGATGATTTACCCATGACCAGAAAACCAACAACGGGAACCAGATAATAACCAAAAGATAGCAAGAAAATCGAACTCACCAGGAAAAATCAAAGAAAACGAAGAAGAATCGAGCACGATATGAAGATCGCCTTGAGTCGCCTTGTTGTATATATTTGTTTGCTGTTGAATTACAGTTTCAAGCTAGATGATTGCATAAAGAATTGTAGTATTCATTTGAGTGATTTTAGTACATAAAAAGAGATGAATGCTATTTGTTGCTGTGAATGTGGTGATGAGTTTGAAGAGTTCCCAACTAATGCTATTTATAGACACTGCCTCTGTTTAAGATTCTTTTTTCATCAATTATTTACTGGGGTAAGCTTAATTTgattaaagttacaaactttatatAAATTGTAGTTCTAGAAATCCTATAGCTAATGTTTCTTGATGTGGGTATGGTGCAATTTGTAGTATGGTGCATTGTTTCAGCGGATTGAAGGACTACCCGTATCATCATCGTCACCCGTTCAAGGAACTGCGTCGTCATCAAGTGTCGGCTTTTCAATACCGAACAATGAAAATGCAACAAGACCACTGCCTTATGATGCTGAGAATAGGTTTACGCGTTTGCAACGTGGATTGGTGTCTAGACGGGAGAAAATGATGACTCATTATCAAGATGATTCACAATCTGGTATTGAAGTTATGGATTTTGCAAAGAGAAGATCAGGTGGTGTTGATTCTGCAGATCAAGATTCTTCTAGAAGTGTTGATATAGAGTCTTTAGAGAAATCTTTAAAAGTGAAAGCATTTGAAGG
This window of the Rutidosis leptorrhynchoides isolate AG116_Rl617_1_P2 chromosome 7, CSIRO_AGI_Rlap_v1, whole genome shotgun sequence genome carries:
- the LOC139858677 gene encoding E3 ubiquitin-protein ligase At3g02290-like, producing the protein MNAICCCECGDEFEEFPTNAIYRHCLCLRFFFHQLFTGYGALFQRIEGLPVSSSSPVQGTASSSSVGFSIPNNENATRPLPYDAENRFTRLQRGLVSRREKMMTHYQDDSQSGIEVMDFAKRRSGGVDSADQDSSRSVDIESLEKSLKVKAFEGLLYEQNSDNEDVCPTCLEEYSLENPKIVTQCSHHFHLGCIYEWMERSDTCPMCGKVMEFCETP